The Manihot esculenta cultivar AM560-2 chromosome 1, M.esculenta_v8, whole genome shotgun sequence genome has a window encoding:
- the LOC122724392 gene encoding uncharacterized protein LOC122724392: MPSTVLNGNTPYNVLFPKKLLFPLEPRLFDSTCYVRNVKPHVTKLDSKALKCVFLGYSRLQKGYRCYSPDLNKYLVSTDIVFSEKVSFYPIVQISLDQEDDDEWLIYRIISDGGTFSSMPSAAQSDGNIPPNTQPPINPSIIQVYSRKPVPDNTCPAPESSSPSDPPPTDLDLPISLRKDSISLPKTVKEALAHSEWRDAIFEEIKALDENHTWELVDLPSGKKVVGWNDSTWISSLKNYLHVSFRTKDLGQLKYFLGVQVLRSKKGIFLSQMKYVLDLLAETGKMGAKSCSTTMILIYVLQKMTETLMMIQRGTPGLGILYRDHGYTTLECFSDADWAGSKSNRKSTTSYCVFVGGNLVSWKSKKQNGVSRSSVESEYSAMAQSSCEILWINNILKEVGMNVASPAKL; this comes from the exons ATGCCCTCTACAGTACTAAACGGTAATACTCCTTATAATGTTCTCTTTCCTAAGAAGTTATTATTTCCTCTCGAACCACGATTGTTTGACAGTACTTGCTATGTTAGGAATGTCAAACCTCATGTGACTAAACTTGATTCTAAAGCTTTGAAGTGTGTTTTCTTGGGATATTCTCGCCTTCAGAAGGGGTATCGATGTTACTCTCCAGACCTCAACAAGTATCTGGTCTCAACAGATATAGTCTTTTCTGAGAAAGTTTCTTTTTATCCTATTGTACAAATCTCTCTTGAtcaagaggatgatgatgagtGGCTCATCTATAGAATCATATCTGATGGTGGGACATTTTCGAGTATGCCTTCTGCTGCACAATCTGATGGTAACATTCCTCCTAATACTCAGCCTCCTATTAACCCGTCAATTATTCAAGTTTACTCTCGAAAACCAGTACCTGATAATACATGTCCTGCACCAGAATCTTCTTCGCCATCAGATCCACCACCGACTGACCTTGACCTCCCCATTAGTCTTCGTAAAG ATTCCATTTCTTTGCCTAAGACAGTTAAAGAGGCCCTAGCTCATTCTGAATGGCGTGATGCAATATTTGAGGAGATCAAGGCTctagatgaaaatcatacttgGGAGCTAGTTGATTTACCCTCTGGCAAGAAGGTTGTGGGCT gGAATGATAGTACATGGATCTCTTCTCTCAAGAACTACTTGCATGTAAGTTTTCGTACCAAAGACTTGGGTCAGCTTAAGTATTTCTTAGGAGTCCAAGTCTTGAGGAGTAAAAAGGGAATTTTTCTATCTCAAATGAAGTATGTCCTTGACTTACTTGCAGAAACTGGGAAGATGGGAGCTAAATCATGTAGCACAACAATGATCCTAATATATGTCTTACAAAAGATGACAGAGACCCTTATGATGATTCAGAGAG GGACTCCTGGACTCGGTATACTCTACAGAGATCATGGGTATACTACACTTGAGTGTTTTTCTGATGCTGACTGGGCGGGATCCAAAAGTAATAGAAAGTCGACTACAAGCTACTGTGTATTTGTTGGAGGAAACTTAGTGtcctggaaaagtaagaagcaaaatgggGTATCTAGATCCAGTGTCGAGTCAGAATATAGTGCCATGGCTCAATCGTCTTGTGAGATTTTGTGGATAAATAATATACTGAAGGAAGTTGGTATGAATGTTGCATCACCCGCGAAACTTTGA